A portion of the Gossypium arboreum isolate Shixiya-1 chromosome 8, ASM2569848v2, whole genome shotgun sequence genome contains these proteins:
- the LOC108470171 gene encoding uncharacterized protein LOC108470171 isoform X1, with product MSNDLASQQLMAQLEPISSKMSMGFGIDESLQQQIPSNMAKDQMGSMPNNCESQLPSISNQQVGYVESQAYTQLPQQYLMSNKPVGEMIPTVLDSMRQHQLPTLNKRKELMEPIAPSSLPKKLSLPNKQVAHMEPRPWLQPLSVPSKRPVQMQSVSSSLGSEPSPASNKRSLPSKVGSSASRNQPAPIRPSSKVQTESFQSVRSKMRESLVGALALVSQLQSENAMVEKNSGKTEEGSHPVDSDSGKSDAVHTLSAEPQGILLPNRHGGTVGNNSEGTEVVQCNELQFQSSNLLPDEDVQFTDNLFARDELLQGNGLSWVLEPQLKVGKDGLKQSLQSPQELAYQIEAELFKLFGGVNKKYKEKGRSLLFNLKDRNNPELRERVVSGKITPHRLCSMSAEELASKELSEWRQAKAEEFAQMVVLPDVEVDIRRLVRKTHKGEFQVEVEQTDSASVEVSAGTSTIRRPKTEAKETPRTIKTVGKKDESDTGSEKSNLEDPNLTITIPSSEGPDPMQGLMGEDEIKNVDFLPPIVSLDEFMQSLGSEPPFENLPDEAGKATAISAKDDSEAGSDSKSFGRASQIPVKTMPDKPGTSDASNVKSVSDVKLNDIPAKTETIVSTTTSKGERVWEGMLQLNLSTTTSVICTFKSGERTSTEWPSILEIKGRVRLEAFEKFLQELPLSRSRAVMVIHIVCKEGSSESERQSLVETADSYISDGRAGLAEPACGVELYCCPPDAKTLEMLTKVLSKDQIQALNALDNGLIGVVVWRRTQLTSPNSTSHHKHISRKQHFTSQKSNTDIDSNSTSVLPPMSSHGGLPHFEAPPDDEGDDIPPGFGPGTMSRDEDDLPEFNFSSGPNTNPSGPQYPAGYQSQASRLHAQTSSCPVDQMRELIQKYGQPTTNTPLRVPLQQWNDNDDDEDDDIPEWQPTSQQQPLPPQVNRFQQPMQVPGQQNAAQPWQQQQQGNWWVPPPGSQGKQFGDGSQFYGQNVRTGQPVWRKDVSNNRGF from the exons ATGTCCAATGATCTGGCATCTCAGCAATTGATGGCACAGCTTGAACCCATTTCCAGCAAGATGTCCATGGGATTTGGGATTGATGAATCTTTACAGCAGCAGATACCATCGAATATGGCGAAAGATCAGATGGGATCCATGCCTAATAATTGTGAGTCTCAGTTACCGTCAATATCAAATCAACAAGTTGGATATGTTGAGTCCCAAGCTTATACTCAGCTACCACAGCAGTATTTAATGTCTAATAAGCCAGTGGGAGAAATGATTCCAACCGTGTTGGATAGCATGAGACAACATCAATTACCAACTTTGAATAAGCGTAAGGAGCTGATGGAACCAATTGCCCCGAGTTCTCTTCCAAAGAAGTTATCACTGCCAAACAAACAAGTGGCACATATGGAACCCAGGCCATGGTTGCAACCATTATCTGTTCCTAGTAAAAGACCTGTTCAGATGCAATCTGTTTCTAGCTCGCTGGGATCAGAACCTTCTCCAGCATCGAATAAGAGATCACTTCCAAGCAAAGTTGGGTCATCAGCTTCAAGGAATCAACCTGCACCTATACGGCCATCATCAAAGGTTCAGACTGAGTCATTTCAATCTGTGAGGTCCAAGATGCGGGAATCTTTAGTTGGTGCCCTGGCATTGGTTTCTCAGCTGCAAAGTGAAAATGCAATGGTGGAGAAGAACTCTGGGAAGACAGAAGAGGGTTCGCACCCAGTTGATTCCGATTCTGGCAAGTCTGATGCTGTCCACACTTTATCTGCAGAACCCCAGGGGATATTGCTTCCCAACCGACACGGTGGTACTGTCGGAAATAATAGTGAAGGTACAGAAGTTGTGCAATGCAATGAGCTGCAATTTCAATCCAGCAATCTTTTACCTGATGAGGATGTTCAATTTACTGACAACTTATTTGCAAGAGATGAACTTTTGCAGGGAAATGGCCTTTCTTGGGTATTAGAACCTCAATTGAAGGTGGGAAAAGATGGTTTAAAACAATCATTACAGTCTCCACAAGAGTTGGCTTATCAAATTGAAGCAGAACTCTTTAAATTATTTGGAGGTGTGAATAAAAAGTATAAAGAGAAGGGCAGGTCTCTTTTGTTTAACTTAAAGGATCGTAATAACCCTGAACTCAGAGAAAGAGTTGTGTCTGGTAAAATTACTCCACACAGGCTTTGTTCTATGAGTGCTGAGGAACTGGCTTCTAAAGAGCTTTCAGAGTGGCGGCAAGCAAAAGCAGAAGAGTTTGCTCAAATGGTAGTTTTGCCAGATGTAGAAGTTGATATTAGACGTCTAGTAAGGAAAACTCATAAGGGTGAGTTTCAAGTGGAGGTTGAACAAACTGACAGTGCTTCAGTAGAAGTATCTGCTGGAACTTCAACTATTCGGCGACCAAAAACTGAGGCAAAAGAAACTCCTAGAACCATTAAAACTGTCGGAAAGAAAGATGAATCAGATACTGGAAGTGAAAAGAGTAATCTAGAGGACCCAAATCTTACCATTACCATTCCTTCAAGCGAGGGACCTGATCCAATGCAAGGGTTGATGGGAGAAGATGAAATCAAGAACGTGGATTTTTTGCCTCCAATTGTTTCCCTTGACGAGTTTATGCAATCTCTTGGTTCAGAGCCACCGTTTGAGAATTTACCTGATGAGGCTGGAAAAGCAACAGCAATTTCTGCTAAGGATGACTCAGAAGCTGGGTCTGACTCAAAGTCTTTTGGTCGAGCTTCACAAATTCCTGTGAAGACAATGCCTGATAAACCTGGAACTAGTGATGCAAGCAATGTGAAATCAGTTTCAGATGTTAAGCTGAATGACATTCCTGCAAAAACAGAAACTATAGTTTCTACAACCACTTCGAAGGGTGAACGTGTCTGGGAAGGGATGCTCCAGCTAAACCTCTCAACCACAACCTCTGTTATTTGTACTTTTAAAAG CGGTGAAAGAACTTCTACGGAGTGGCCTAGCATTCTTGAAATCAAAGGCAGAGTCAGACTTGAAGCATTCGAGAAGTTCCTCCAAGAGCTTCCATTGTCTCGGAGTCGTGCTGTTATG GTTATTCATATCGTTTGCAAGGAGGGATCGTCCGAGAGCGAACGGCAGAGCCTGGTCGAG ACGGCTGATTCATATATTTCAGACGGGAGAGCTGGTCTTGCTGAGCCTGCTTGCGGGGTCGAACTTTATTGTTGCCCACCCGATGCAAAAACACTTGAAATGCTCACCAAGGTACTTTCAAAGGACCAAATTCAAGCTCTTAATGCGTTAGATAATGGTCTAATTGGTGTTGTTGTATGGAGAAGAACTCAATTAACATCACCGAACTCAACTTCACACCATAAACACATCTCGAGAAAGCAACACTTCACTTCTCAAAAAAGCAACACTGACATCGATTCTAACTCTACGTCGGTGCTGCCGCCGATGTCTTCTCATGGCGGACTTCCTCATTTTGAAGCTCCTCCTGATGATGAGGGTGACGATATTCCACCGGGATTTGGCCCTGGGACAATGTCCCGGGACGAAGATGACCTACCCGAGTTTAATTTCTCTAGTGGCCCGAACACAAACCCGTCAGGGCCACAATACCCTGCCGGGTACCAGTCCCAAGCCTCTCGTTTACACGCTCAAACATCATCTTGCCCTGTTGATCAAATGAGAGAGCTCATACAAAAGTATGGGCAACCAACTACAAATACTCCTCTAAGGGTTCCACTGCAACAGTGGAACGATAATGACGACGACGAGGATGACGATATACCGGAATGGCAGCCAACATCCCAACAACAACCCCTACCACCCCAAGTCAATAGATTTCAACAGCCAATGCAAGTTCCCGGTCAACAAAATGCTGCTCAGCCATGGCAGCAACAGCAACAAGGGAATTGGTGGGTTCCTCCACCTGGTTCACAAGGCAAACAATTTGGTGATGGAAGTCAATTCTATGGGCAAAATGTAAGAACTGGACAACCTGTTTGGCGAAAAGATGTTTCTAACAATAGAGGGTTTTAG
- the LOC108470171 gene encoding uncharacterized protein LOC108470171 isoform X2 — translation MAQLEPISSKMSMGFGIDESLQQQIPSNMAKDQMGSMPNNCESQLPSISNQQVGYVESQAYTQLPQQYLMSNKPVGEMIPTVLDSMRQHQLPTLNKRKELMEPIAPSSLPKKLSLPNKQVAHMEPRPWLQPLSVPSKRPVQMQSVSSSLGSEPSPASNKRSLPSKVGSSASRNQPAPIRPSSKVQTESFQSVRSKMRESLVGALALVSQLQSENAMVEKNSGKTEEGSHPVDSDSGKSDAVHTLSAEPQGILLPNRHGGTVGNNSEGTEVVQCNELQFQSSNLLPDEDVQFTDNLFARDELLQGNGLSWVLEPQLKVGKDGLKQSLQSPQELAYQIEAELFKLFGGVNKKYKEKGRSLLFNLKDRNNPELRERVVSGKITPHRLCSMSAEELASKELSEWRQAKAEEFAQMVVLPDVEVDIRRLVRKTHKGEFQVEVEQTDSASVEVSAGTSTIRRPKTEAKETPRTIKTVGKKDESDTGSEKSNLEDPNLTITIPSSEGPDPMQGLMGEDEIKNVDFLPPIVSLDEFMQSLGSEPPFENLPDEAGKATAISAKDDSEAGSDSKSFGRASQIPVKTMPDKPGTSDASNVKSVSDVKLNDIPAKTETIVSTTTSKGERVWEGMLQLNLSTTTSVICTFKSGERTSTEWPSILEIKGRVRLEAFEKFLQELPLSRSRAVMVIHIVCKEGSSESERQSLVETADSYISDGRAGLAEPACGVELYCCPPDAKTLEMLTKVLSKDQIQALNALDNGLIGVVVWRRTQLTSPNSTSHHKHISRKQHFTSQKSNTDIDSNSTSVLPPMSSHGGLPHFEAPPDDEGDDIPPGFGPGTMSRDEDDLPEFNFSSGPNTNPSGPQYPAGYQSQASRLHAQTSSCPVDQMRELIQKYGQPTTNTPLRVPLQQWNDNDDDEDDDIPEWQPTSQQQPLPPQVNRFQQPMQVPGQQNAAQPWQQQQQGNWWVPPPGSQGKQFGDGSQFYGQNVRTGQPVWRKDVSNNRGF, via the exons ATGGCACAGCTTGAACCCATTTCCAGCAAGATGTCCATGGGATTTGGGATTGATGAATCTTTACAGCAGCAGATACCATCGAATATGGCGAAAGATCAGATGGGATCCATGCCTAATAATTGTGAGTCTCAGTTACCGTCAATATCAAATCAACAAGTTGGATATGTTGAGTCCCAAGCTTATACTCAGCTACCACAGCAGTATTTAATGTCTAATAAGCCAGTGGGAGAAATGATTCCAACCGTGTTGGATAGCATGAGACAACATCAATTACCAACTTTGAATAAGCGTAAGGAGCTGATGGAACCAATTGCCCCGAGTTCTCTTCCAAAGAAGTTATCACTGCCAAACAAACAAGTGGCACATATGGAACCCAGGCCATGGTTGCAACCATTATCTGTTCCTAGTAAAAGACCTGTTCAGATGCAATCTGTTTCTAGCTCGCTGGGATCAGAACCTTCTCCAGCATCGAATAAGAGATCACTTCCAAGCAAAGTTGGGTCATCAGCTTCAAGGAATCAACCTGCACCTATACGGCCATCATCAAAGGTTCAGACTGAGTCATTTCAATCTGTGAGGTCCAAGATGCGGGAATCTTTAGTTGGTGCCCTGGCATTGGTTTCTCAGCTGCAAAGTGAAAATGCAATGGTGGAGAAGAACTCTGGGAAGACAGAAGAGGGTTCGCACCCAGTTGATTCCGATTCTGGCAAGTCTGATGCTGTCCACACTTTATCTGCAGAACCCCAGGGGATATTGCTTCCCAACCGACACGGTGGTACTGTCGGAAATAATAGTGAAGGTACAGAAGTTGTGCAATGCAATGAGCTGCAATTTCAATCCAGCAATCTTTTACCTGATGAGGATGTTCAATTTACTGACAACTTATTTGCAAGAGATGAACTTTTGCAGGGAAATGGCCTTTCTTGGGTATTAGAACCTCAATTGAAGGTGGGAAAAGATGGTTTAAAACAATCATTACAGTCTCCACAAGAGTTGGCTTATCAAATTGAAGCAGAACTCTTTAAATTATTTGGAGGTGTGAATAAAAAGTATAAAGAGAAGGGCAGGTCTCTTTTGTTTAACTTAAAGGATCGTAATAACCCTGAACTCAGAGAAAGAGTTGTGTCTGGTAAAATTACTCCACACAGGCTTTGTTCTATGAGTGCTGAGGAACTGGCTTCTAAAGAGCTTTCAGAGTGGCGGCAAGCAAAAGCAGAAGAGTTTGCTCAAATGGTAGTTTTGCCAGATGTAGAAGTTGATATTAGACGTCTAGTAAGGAAAACTCATAAGGGTGAGTTTCAAGTGGAGGTTGAACAAACTGACAGTGCTTCAGTAGAAGTATCTGCTGGAACTTCAACTATTCGGCGACCAAAAACTGAGGCAAAAGAAACTCCTAGAACCATTAAAACTGTCGGAAAGAAAGATGAATCAGATACTGGAAGTGAAAAGAGTAATCTAGAGGACCCAAATCTTACCATTACCATTCCTTCAAGCGAGGGACCTGATCCAATGCAAGGGTTGATGGGAGAAGATGAAATCAAGAACGTGGATTTTTTGCCTCCAATTGTTTCCCTTGACGAGTTTATGCAATCTCTTGGTTCAGAGCCACCGTTTGAGAATTTACCTGATGAGGCTGGAAAAGCAACAGCAATTTCTGCTAAGGATGACTCAGAAGCTGGGTCTGACTCAAAGTCTTTTGGTCGAGCTTCACAAATTCCTGTGAAGACAATGCCTGATAAACCTGGAACTAGTGATGCAAGCAATGTGAAATCAGTTTCAGATGTTAAGCTGAATGACATTCCTGCAAAAACAGAAACTATAGTTTCTACAACCACTTCGAAGGGTGAACGTGTCTGGGAAGGGATGCTCCAGCTAAACCTCTCAACCACAACCTCTGTTATTTGTACTTTTAAAAG CGGTGAAAGAACTTCTACGGAGTGGCCTAGCATTCTTGAAATCAAAGGCAGAGTCAGACTTGAAGCATTCGAGAAGTTCCTCCAAGAGCTTCCATTGTCTCGGAGTCGTGCTGTTATG GTTATTCATATCGTTTGCAAGGAGGGATCGTCCGAGAGCGAACGGCAGAGCCTGGTCGAG ACGGCTGATTCATATATTTCAGACGGGAGAGCTGGTCTTGCTGAGCCTGCTTGCGGGGTCGAACTTTATTGTTGCCCACCCGATGCAAAAACACTTGAAATGCTCACCAAGGTACTTTCAAAGGACCAAATTCAAGCTCTTAATGCGTTAGATAATGGTCTAATTGGTGTTGTTGTATGGAGAAGAACTCAATTAACATCACCGAACTCAACTTCACACCATAAACACATCTCGAGAAAGCAACACTTCACTTCTCAAAAAAGCAACACTGACATCGATTCTAACTCTACGTCGGTGCTGCCGCCGATGTCTTCTCATGGCGGACTTCCTCATTTTGAAGCTCCTCCTGATGATGAGGGTGACGATATTCCACCGGGATTTGGCCCTGGGACAATGTCCCGGGACGAAGATGACCTACCCGAGTTTAATTTCTCTAGTGGCCCGAACACAAACCCGTCAGGGCCACAATACCCTGCCGGGTACCAGTCCCAAGCCTCTCGTTTACACGCTCAAACATCATCTTGCCCTGTTGATCAAATGAGAGAGCTCATACAAAAGTATGGGCAACCAACTACAAATACTCCTCTAAGGGTTCCACTGCAACAGTGGAACGATAATGACGACGACGAGGATGACGATATACCGGAATGGCAGCCAACATCCCAACAACAACCCCTACCACCCCAAGTCAATAGATTTCAACAGCCAATGCAAGTTCCCGGTCAACAAAATGCTGCTCAGCCATGGCAGCAACAGCAACAAGGGAATTGGTGGGTTCCTCCACCTGGTTCACAAGGCAAACAATTTGGTGATGGAAGTCAATTCTATGGGCAAAATGTAAGAACTGGACAACCTGTTTGGCGAAAAGATGTTTCTAACAATAGAGGGTTTTAG
- the LOC108470171 gene encoding uncharacterized protein LOC108470171 isoform X4, producing the protein MAQLEPISSKMSMGFGIDESLQQQIPSNMAKDQMGSMPNNCESQLPSISNQQVGYVESQAYTQLPQQYLMSNKPVGEMIPTVLDSMRQHQLPTLNKRKELMEPIAPSSLPKKLSLPNKQVAHMEPRPWLQPLSVPSKRPVQMQSVSSSLGSEPSPASNKRSLPSKVGSSASRNQPAPIRPSSKVQTESFQSVRSKMRESLVGALALVSQLQSENAMVEKNSGKTEEGSHPVDSDSGKSDAVHTLSAEPQGILLPNRHGGTVGNNSEGTEVVQCNELQFQSSNLLPDEDVQFTDNLFARDELLQGNGLSWVLEPQLKVGKDGLKQSLQSPQELAYQIEAELFKLFGGVNKKYKEKGRSLLFNLKDRNNPELRERVVSGKITPHRLCSMSAEELASKELSEWRQAKAEEFAQMVVLPDVEVDIRRLVRKTHKGEFQVEVEQTDSASVEVSAGTSTIRRPKTEAKETPRTIKTVGKKDESDTGSEKSNLEDPNLTITIPSSEGPDPMQGLMGEDEIKNVDFLPPIVSLDEFMQSLGSEPPFENLPDEAGKATAISAKDDSEAGSDSKSFGRASQIPVKTMPDKPGTSDASNVKSVSDVKLNDIPAKTETIVSTTTSKGERVWEGMLQLNLSTTTSVICTFKSGERTSTEWPSILEIKGRVRLEAFEKFLQELPLSRSRAVMVIHIVCKEGSSESERQSLVETADSYISDGRAGLAEPACGVELYCCPPDAKTLEMLTKNSINITELNFTP; encoded by the exons ATGGCACAGCTTGAACCCATTTCCAGCAAGATGTCCATGGGATTTGGGATTGATGAATCTTTACAGCAGCAGATACCATCGAATATGGCGAAAGATCAGATGGGATCCATGCCTAATAATTGTGAGTCTCAGTTACCGTCAATATCAAATCAACAAGTTGGATATGTTGAGTCCCAAGCTTATACTCAGCTACCACAGCAGTATTTAATGTCTAATAAGCCAGTGGGAGAAATGATTCCAACCGTGTTGGATAGCATGAGACAACATCAATTACCAACTTTGAATAAGCGTAAGGAGCTGATGGAACCAATTGCCCCGAGTTCTCTTCCAAAGAAGTTATCACTGCCAAACAAACAAGTGGCACATATGGAACCCAGGCCATGGTTGCAACCATTATCTGTTCCTAGTAAAAGACCTGTTCAGATGCAATCTGTTTCTAGCTCGCTGGGATCAGAACCTTCTCCAGCATCGAATAAGAGATCACTTCCAAGCAAAGTTGGGTCATCAGCTTCAAGGAATCAACCTGCACCTATACGGCCATCATCAAAGGTTCAGACTGAGTCATTTCAATCTGTGAGGTCCAAGATGCGGGAATCTTTAGTTGGTGCCCTGGCATTGGTTTCTCAGCTGCAAAGTGAAAATGCAATGGTGGAGAAGAACTCTGGGAAGACAGAAGAGGGTTCGCACCCAGTTGATTCCGATTCTGGCAAGTCTGATGCTGTCCACACTTTATCTGCAGAACCCCAGGGGATATTGCTTCCCAACCGACACGGTGGTACTGTCGGAAATAATAGTGAAGGTACAGAAGTTGTGCAATGCAATGAGCTGCAATTTCAATCCAGCAATCTTTTACCTGATGAGGATGTTCAATTTACTGACAACTTATTTGCAAGAGATGAACTTTTGCAGGGAAATGGCCTTTCTTGGGTATTAGAACCTCAATTGAAGGTGGGAAAAGATGGTTTAAAACAATCATTACAGTCTCCACAAGAGTTGGCTTATCAAATTGAAGCAGAACTCTTTAAATTATTTGGAGGTGTGAATAAAAAGTATAAAGAGAAGGGCAGGTCTCTTTTGTTTAACTTAAAGGATCGTAATAACCCTGAACTCAGAGAAAGAGTTGTGTCTGGTAAAATTACTCCACACAGGCTTTGTTCTATGAGTGCTGAGGAACTGGCTTCTAAAGAGCTTTCAGAGTGGCGGCAAGCAAAAGCAGAAGAGTTTGCTCAAATGGTAGTTTTGCCAGATGTAGAAGTTGATATTAGACGTCTAGTAAGGAAAACTCATAAGGGTGAGTTTCAAGTGGAGGTTGAACAAACTGACAGTGCTTCAGTAGAAGTATCTGCTGGAACTTCAACTATTCGGCGACCAAAAACTGAGGCAAAAGAAACTCCTAGAACCATTAAAACTGTCGGAAAGAAAGATGAATCAGATACTGGAAGTGAAAAGAGTAATCTAGAGGACCCAAATCTTACCATTACCATTCCTTCAAGCGAGGGACCTGATCCAATGCAAGGGTTGATGGGAGAAGATGAAATCAAGAACGTGGATTTTTTGCCTCCAATTGTTTCCCTTGACGAGTTTATGCAATCTCTTGGTTCAGAGCCACCGTTTGAGAATTTACCTGATGAGGCTGGAAAAGCAACAGCAATTTCTGCTAAGGATGACTCAGAAGCTGGGTCTGACTCAAAGTCTTTTGGTCGAGCTTCACAAATTCCTGTGAAGACAATGCCTGATAAACCTGGAACTAGTGATGCAAGCAATGTGAAATCAGTTTCAGATGTTAAGCTGAATGACATTCCTGCAAAAACAGAAACTATAGTTTCTACAACCACTTCGAAGGGTGAACGTGTCTGGGAAGGGATGCTCCAGCTAAACCTCTCAACCACAACCTCTGTTATTTGTACTTTTAAAAG CGGTGAAAGAACTTCTACGGAGTGGCCTAGCATTCTTGAAATCAAAGGCAGAGTCAGACTTGAAGCATTCGAGAAGTTCCTCCAAGAGCTTCCATTGTCTCGGAGTCGTGCTGTTATG GTTATTCATATCGTTTGCAAGGAGGGATCGTCCGAGAGCGAACGGCAGAGCCTGGTCGAG ACGGCTGATTCATATATTTCAGACGGGAGAGCTGGTCTTGCTGAGCCTGCTTGCGGGGTCGAACTTTATTGTTGCCCACCCGATGCAAAAACACTTGAAATGCTCACCAAG AACTCAATTAACATCACCGAACTCAACTTCACACCATAA
- the LOC108470171 gene encoding uncharacterized protein LOC108470171 isoform X3 — MSNDLASQQLMAQLEPISSKMSMGFGIDESLQQQIPSNMAKDQMGSMPNNCESQLPSISNQQVGYVESQAYTQLPQQYLMSNKPVGEMIPTVLDSMRQHQLPTLNKRKELMEPIAPSSLPKKLSLPNKQVAHMEPRPWLQPLSVPSKRPVQMQSVSSSLGSEPSPASNKRSLPSKVGSSASRNQPAPIRPSSKVQTESFQSVRSKMRESLVGALALVSQLQSENAMVEKNSGKTEEGSHPVDSDSGKSDAVHTLSAEPQGILLPNRHGGTVGNNSEGTEVVQCNELQFQSSNLLPDEDVQFTDNLFARDELLQGNGLSWVLEPQLKVGKDGLKQSLQSPQELAYQIEAELFKLFGGVNKKYKEKGRSLLFNLKDRNNPELRERVVSGKITPHRLCSMSAEELASKELSEWRQAKAEEFAQMVVLPDVEVDIRRLVRKTHKGEFQVEVEQTDSASVEVSAGTSTIRRPKTEAKETPRTIKTVGKKDESDTGSEKSNLEDPNLTITIPSSEGPDPMQGLMGEDEIKNVDFLPPIVSLDEFMQSLGSEPPFENLPDEAGKATAISAKDDSEAGSDSKSFGRASQIPVKTMPDKPGTSDASNVKSVSDVKLNDIPAKTETIVSTTTSKGERVWEGMLQLNLSTTTSVICTFKSGERTSTEWPSILEIKGRVRLEAFEKFLQELPLSRSRAVMVIHIVCKEGSSESERQSLVETADSYISDGRAGLAEPACGVELYCCPPDAKTLEMLTKNSINITELNFTP; from the exons ATGTCCAATGATCTGGCATCTCAGCAATTGATGGCACAGCTTGAACCCATTTCCAGCAAGATGTCCATGGGATTTGGGATTGATGAATCTTTACAGCAGCAGATACCATCGAATATGGCGAAAGATCAGATGGGATCCATGCCTAATAATTGTGAGTCTCAGTTACCGTCAATATCAAATCAACAAGTTGGATATGTTGAGTCCCAAGCTTATACTCAGCTACCACAGCAGTATTTAATGTCTAATAAGCCAGTGGGAGAAATGATTCCAACCGTGTTGGATAGCATGAGACAACATCAATTACCAACTTTGAATAAGCGTAAGGAGCTGATGGAACCAATTGCCCCGAGTTCTCTTCCAAAGAAGTTATCACTGCCAAACAAACAAGTGGCACATATGGAACCCAGGCCATGGTTGCAACCATTATCTGTTCCTAGTAAAAGACCTGTTCAGATGCAATCTGTTTCTAGCTCGCTGGGATCAGAACCTTCTCCAGCATCGAATAAGAGATCACTTCCAAGCAAAGTTGGGTCATCAGCTTCAAGGAATCAACCTGCACCTATACGGCCATCATCAAAGGTTCAGACTGAGTCATTTCAATCTGTGAGGTCCAAGATGCGGGAATCTTTAGTTGGTGCCCTGGCATTGGTTTCTCAGCTGCAAAGTGAAAATGCAATGGTGGAGAAGAACTCTGGGAAGACAGAAGAGGGTTCGCACCCAGTTGATTCCGATTCTGGCAAGTCTGATGCTGTCCACACTTTATCTGCAGAACCCCAGGGGATATTGCTTCCCAACCGACACGGTGGTACTGTCGGAAATAATAGTGAAGGTACAGAAGTTGTGCAATGCAATGAGCTGCAATTTCAATCCAGCAATCTTTTACCTGATGAGGATGTTCAATTTACTGACAACTTATTTGCAAGAGATGAACTTTTGCAGGGAAATGGCCTTTCTTGGGTATTAGAACCTCAATTGAAGGTGGGAAAAGATGGTTTAAAACAATCATTACAGTCTCCACAAGAGTTGGCTTATCAAATTGAAGCAGAACTCTTTAAATTATTTGGAGGTGTGAATAAAAAGTATAAAGAGAAGGGCAGGTCTCTTTTGTTTAACTTAAAGGATCGTAATAACCCTGAACTCAGAGAAAGAGTTGTGTCTGGTAAAATTACTCCACACAGGCTTTGTTCTATGAGTGCTGAGGAACTGGCTTCTAAAGAGCTTTCAGAGTGGCGGCAAGCAAAAGCAGAAGAGTTTGCTCAAATGGTAGTTTTGCCAGATGTAGAAGTTGATATTAGACGTCTAGTAAGGAAAACTCATAAGGGTGAGTTTCAAGTGGAGGTTGAACAAACTGACAGTGCTTCAGTAGAAGTATCTGCTGGAACTTCAACTATTCGGCGACCAAAAACTGAGGCAAAAGAAACTCCTAGAACCATTAAAACTGTCGGAAAGAAAGATGAATCAGATACTGGAAGTGAAAAGAGTAATCTAGAGGACCCAAATCTTACCATTACCATTCCTTCAAGCGAGGGACCTGATCCAATGCAAGGGTTGATGGGAGAAGATGAAATCAAGAACGTGGATTTTTTGCCTCCAATTGTTTCCCTTGACGAGTTTATGCAATCTCTTGGTTCAGAGCCACCGTTTGAGAATTTACCTGATGAGGCTGGAAAAGCAACAGCAATTTCTGCTAAGGATGACTCAGAAGCTGGGTCTGACTCAAAGTCTTTTGGTCGAGCTTCACAAATTCCTGTGAAGACAATGCCTGATAAACCTGGAACTAGTGATGCAAGCAATGTGAAATCAGTTTCAGATGTTAAGCTGAATGACATTCCTGCAAAAACAGAAACTATAGTTTCTACAACCACTTCGAAGGGTGAACGTGTCTGGGAAGGGATGCTCCAGCTAAACCTCTCAACCACAACCTCTGTTATTTGTACTTTTAAAAG CGGTGAAAGAACTTCTACGGAGTGGCCTAGCATTCTTGAAATCAAAGGCAGAGTCAGACTTGAAGCATTCGAGAAGTTCCTCCAAGAGCTTCCATTGTCTCGGAGTCGTGCTGTTATG GTTATTCATATCGTTTGCAAGGAGGGATCGTCCGAGAGCGAACGGCAGAGCCTGGTCGAG ACGGCTGATTCATATATTTCAGACGGGAGAGCTGGTCTTGCTGAGCCTGCTTGCGGGGTCGAACTTTATTGTTGCCCACCCGATGCAAAAACACTTGAAATGCTCACCAAG AACTCAATTAACATCACCGAACTCAACTTCACACCATAA